Within the Bacillus pumilus genome, the region AGGAAGAACATCAAAACCAGACTTACCCGGCATCATCACATCTAGAAGTAAGAGATGGATGTCCTCGTTTTTGACAACATCTAATGCTTCATCTGCATGGTAAGCTTTATATATATGCTTGAATCCTTCTTTTTTTAATACGCGTTCAACCATTTTGACAATTGCTTCTTCGTCATCTGCAATCAATATTTTTGCTGTTTCCACGCATCTCTTTCCTTTCTAGCTATGATCTCTAACCGTATATTACCATTGTCTAAAGTAAAAAAGTACCTCTTTTCTGCATAAAAGCGAAAAAATATCAACTGGGGGAAATGGCATTACTAGGAAGATTCAGAGACGCAAAAAAACTCGGCTATTCCACCGAGTTCCTTTTACTTCTATTATCCATTCACAGCTTCTAGCTTTCTTTCGTGATTCATTAAGTCATATGTTAAACAAATCGGCTTATTCGTTCTAGGGTCAAGTACGATTTCTGCATCAATGTGGAATACCTGACCAAGCACCTCTTTGGTCATGACCTCATGAGGCGTCCCATCTTTGATCACTTTTCCTTGATTGAGGGCAATCATATAATGAGAAAAACGTGCCGCATGATTTAAATCATGAATGACCATCAACACAGTTCGTCCTTGCTCTCTGTTTAACCGTTCTAACAGCTGAAGAATCTCGAGTTGATGTGCGAGATCCAAATACGTCGTCGGCTCATCCAATAAAAGCAGCTCTGTTTCCTGGGCAAGTGCCATCGCAATCCATACACGCTGACGCTGTCCACCAGAAAGTGCTTCAATTGGCCGGTCATGAAAAGCAATCATGCCCGTTTCCTCAAGTGCCCATCTGATGATTCGTTTATCTTCATTTGATAAGCGACCAAATCCATTTTGATGCGGGAAACGTCCATATGACACAAGCTCATACACTGTCAGTCCGCTTGGTGCTTCGGGCGTTTGCGGTAGGATCGCCATCTGTTTTGAAATTTCTTTTGTAGGCGTTTGATGAATAGCTTGACCATTTAAGTAAACAGCGCCTCGGTTGGACTTCATGATACGGGACATTGTTTTTAATATCGTTGATTTCCCGCACCCATTCGGTCCGATCAATGTTGTCACCTTGCCTTTTGGGATACTGATATTTAAATCCTCTACAATCAAACGGTCCTGATAACCGATACATAGCTTTTCTGTTTCGAGCGATTTCATATGTTTTTCTCCTCCCTCATTAATTCGTTTTCATCAATAAGTAAATGAAGTAAGGTGCACCTAAAGCAGAAACGACTAGACCAACTGGCACCTCTGATGGTGCAAGTATGACGCGACCAAGTGTATCTGCCAGTAATAATAACAGTGCGCCAATCAACGCGGAGGCTGGTATCATTCCTTGGTGCTTTGGTCCAACAAGCTTTCTCGCAAGGTGCGGTGCGGCTAACCCTAAGAAAGAGATACTACCTGCAACAGCGACACTTGCACCTGCTAATGCAACGGCAATTAGCATCATGAAGCTTCTTTCTTTATGAACTGAAATCCCTAATCCATAGGACAGCTGGTCACCTAAATTCATGATATTTAAGTAGCGTGCTCTCACAAGCGCTAACACAAGGAAAATAAGCATCCATGGCAGAACTGATAAGACATACGTCCAGCTTGAGCCCCAAATACTTCCTGATAGCCACACGATGGCTTGGTTAAAATCATTTGGGCTCATTTTTAATTGAATGACCACAATTGCTGCTGAAAACGCAGCGTTGACGCCAATACCCGTTAAAATTAATCGAACAGGTGTGATGCCTTTTTTCCACGCTAACACATAGATGAGAAATGCAGCAAAGGCTGCTCCTGCAAATGCGAAAAGCGGCAGGATAAAAATCGTCAATTGACCTAAGTTCGACATCGTGCCTTGAAATACAAAGATAAAAAGCACAACAGCAAAGCCTGCGCCCGCATTCACACCAAGAATTCCAGGATCAGCTAAGCCGTTTTGAGAAACACCTTGCCAAATAGCTCCTGAAACAGCGATAGAAGCACCAACAAGTAAAGCGATGATCATTCTTGGAAGTCTGAATTCGAACAGCACCAGCTCATCCATTTCGCTTCCGAATCCAAAAAATGTTTTCAATGTATCTATCGGAGAAATACGAATTTCCCCGGTATTTAAACTAATCAAAAATACCACGACGATGGCTAAAAAGATCATCAGCATCGTTCGTTTATATTTCTTTATCTTTGCCTGCTGCACCATTTCCATTTAAATTCCGCTCCTTTCACGTCTAGCTAAATATAAGAAGAAAGGAACGCCTATAATCGCAGTAATGGCACCAACTGGCGTTTCAAATGGCGCATTGACCAGTCTTGCAGCAATGTCTGCATAAATTAACAAAATGGCCCCTAAAATAGCTGAGCAAGGGATAATCCACCGGTAGTCCACTCCGACCAAGAATCGAGTGACATGGGGTATGACAAGCCCGATAAAGCCAATTGAACCTGCCACCGACACAGCAGCACCGGTTAAAAGAATCACGACCAATATGCCTAGCACTTTGACCGTTTTCGTATACTGCCCGAGTCCTTTAGCCAATTCATCACCTAAGCTCAGTACAGTGATCGAGCGTGCAAGGATCATCGCAACCACAAGTCCTGCAATGGCGACTGGAATAACGACCTGAATGTTGCTCCAATTTAAGCCTGCCACGCCGCCTGCGTACCAAAAGCTCATGTCCTGAGCGACGTCAAACCGAATGGCAATTGCTGTAGAGATCGAGCTTAAAAGGGCTCCAACCGCCGTACCCGCCAGTGCGAGCTTCACTGGTGTCAGTCCTCCCTTAGACAGAGTACCGACACCAAACACGATCGATGCACCCAGTGCGGCTCCAGCAAATGACCAAAGAATTAATGTGAAAGAAGATTGACCTGGGAAAAAGGCAAATGCTATCGCAATTGCAAATGCAGAGCCATTTGTCACACCCATAATTTCAGGAGACGCAAGCGCATTTCTAGTCATCCCTTGCATGATGGCACCAGATACAGCTAAAAAGGCACCGACGAGTGCAGCCCCAGCTGTACGAGGCAGCCTTAATTCTCGAATGATTTGATGTGACGTTTGTTGTGGATCAAATTGAAAAATGGCTTCCCATACCGTGTGTAGATGGATATTTGCTGCTCCTAATGATACCGATAAAAAAAGACCAAATGCTAAAGCGATACTTCCTATGATGACAACAGCTGCTGTTCCAAAGGGCTTCGTAACAATATCCATTTCATCGTCCTTGGCTGGCAGCTGTTTATTCGATTGTGAGCCCAAAACCAGTCTCTTCCTTTCCGTTCATATCTATTCGTTATCAATGATAATGATTATCAATCTCGAAGTCTAGTATATCATTTTCTTTCCTTTTTGAAATCATTGTTCTGAACATTTTCTTTATTTTCATCAAAAAACCGGGAGAAATTCACCATTTTTCTTTTGGTCCTAAAATAGCCGATGCATTTTTCATTCCATCATGTTACGATATAATTGAAATTGAGAATCATTATCATATGAACGTGAATAGGAGAGAAACTTTGTGAAAAACCGATCTGGATTTCTTTTGATATCCTTAGCCATTCTCATGCTTTTTACAGTTGCTTGCAGCAGCACTTCAAATAAAAAATCTGGCGCCAACCAGGATGACACCATCACCTATCAGGATGTAAAAGGTGAAGTCAAACTCCCTAAAGATCCAAAACGAATTGTGCTTCTCGCTGAAAGCTACTACGGTGACCTCGTGACACTTGGCAAGACGCCAATTGCTGCAACTGCACCTATCTTTAAAAACCCTTTCTATAAAGGCAAAACGGATGGTGTCAAAAACCTTGGAACAACCCCTTCTGTCGAAAAGGTCGCCGCTTTGAAGCCAGATATGATTATCGCTTGGGGTGAAGATGAAAAATTTGATCAATACAAAAAAATTGCGACAACCGTTGCCATTAAATACAATCAATATTCCTTTAAAGATCAACTGAAAGAATTCGGTAAAATGACAGGTACACCGAAAAAAGCAACAGAATGGATCACAAAATGGGATACAAAAATAAGTGAGGTAAAGCCTAAAGTCACAAAAGCAATCGGCAACAAAACTGTTTCTATCGTGTCACCTTTTGATAAAGGGATCTATATCTTTGGAAACACCTTTGCACGCGGAGGCGAAATTATTTATGACGAGCTGAAATTACGTGCGCCAAAGGCAGTGAAAAAAGATGCCATCGACAGCGGCGTCGGCTATGCAAACATTTCTCTTGAAAAGCTGCCAGAATACGCAGGCGACTTTATTTTCACTAGTCCATGGAGCGGTTCAAAAAGTAAAGGGGACCAGGTGTATGAAAGCAGCATTTGGGCATCACTTCCTGCTGTACAAAATAAACACGTATTTGAAATCGATCCTGTCGGGTACTTCTTTAATGACCCAGTTTCATTAGAAGGACAGCTTGAGTTTATTGTCGATCGTTTAACATCTGCATCATAAAAAAACGTTTCTCCAAATGTGGAGAAACGTTTCCCTTATTCCGTTCCTTTCGCAAATCCTTTTGACATGAATGGATAAAGCAAAATACCTACTAAGAACAGGCCGATGCCAAGTCCAAATGTTTTCAAATCAGCTGTTCCTGAAATAATAACCCAAGCGGAATATCCCATTGCAATCAGCGCAATGATTCCGTCTCTTGTTCGCTTCCCTTTTTGAAGGTCATACGTGTCACCTTGCATAATGACTTTAAAGCTATAGATCGAAGACACAATATACGGAATGAGATACGCAAGTGTCGCTGATGTCGTTAAAAAGGTAAAAGCTTCATTAATCGTACGAGACATTACTGAGAAAATAAACAGCTGTGACATGATATTTGTAACCGTTAAAGCAAAAACAGGACTGCCTTTTTTGTTTGTTTTTGCAAATACTGCTGGGAAATCGCCAGCCTTTGCTGCTTGATACGGTACTTCTGAACCAAGTAAGATCCAGCCGAGCATCGAACCAAATAAACAAATAATCGCAAGCAGTGCCATCACAATTCCGCCAGCCGGCCCAATAATAAGCTGTAGTACGTCAACGAATGGTTTATCTGAGCCTTGCAACTGATCGTGCGGCAGGACGCCCATTGTAATCAAAGTAATAATCATGTAGATAGAGAGTGCAATTAAAAGACCTGTAATCGTTGCACGTTTCACATCACGCTGCGAGGACGCTCTTCCTGATAAAATGACAGCAGATTCGATGCCAATAAATGCCCATAGTGTGGAAATGGCCGCATGATGAACTTGGCCTCCAAGTCCGAGCATTCCTTCACCTTCTGCTGCAACTGGGAAGTAATAATGTTCAAATAATGCCGTTTGGAATGCAAATAATCCCGCAACAATAAAAAGGACGAACCCAAGTACCTTTGAAAAGGTCGTAATAAAGTTTAATTTACTTGCAGCGCTTAAGCTTGTAATTAAGATCGTATGTGTTCCCCAAAGAAGAATGGTACATACAATAAACGTTGTCAGCTGACCAAGTGTGATCGCTTCTTTTCCAAAGGTGAAAATCTCCGTCTTCACGGTGAGAATAGGGAAAAATGTCGTTAAATAACCGGCAAGACTCGTAATAATTGCGACATTACTAATCCAACTTGCTACCCAATATCCCCAAACCATTGTAAAACCGGCCGCTTTCCCTTTTTTCGGATCGTTAAAAAGTGCTCTTGCATAACTTTGTGGTCCAGCCGTTAGCTGCGGCTTATGAATGGACAAATGCCCAAAAACAAGTGCAATCATCAGCACACCGCCACCTGTGACAAGCCATGCCATCGTCACACCTAAAGGACTAGCATGCTGGGCAAGCGTACTTGGCAGCATAAAGATGCCTGAACCTACCATATTTCCGACGACAAATGCCGTCAATAACCAAAAACCCCATTTTTTTGTCTGTTCCATTTCCGTACCTCCGTTATATTCACTTCGGACCAGACCCGGCAGTATCTTCATTGATATATTTGTGAAGCAATGACTTGTATTCTTTATGTTCATGGGTCACTTTCTTAACAGCATACCCTTATCTTCGGTACTCAGAACATAAAAAAAAGCCTGAACAACAGTCCATGCTTTTCAAAACATACACCTTGATCTCCGGATAGCCCTCCACGCTTCAAAGACGTGGCAGTCCTGCATTTATTCAATGCAGACCCAGCATAAAGAAAGTTGGAGCTCTCTATACACTTCGGCGCTGATGCCTTTTTTCTCATGATCTTCGATTCCATCTCTCCCATGAGTGACTCATCATCCGCGCAACCTCTACCTCACTGAGACATAGCGTGAGGATTTCTATTCATTTTTACTACACGAAGGTTATCAAACATTCTCATTTCTGTCAAAGGGTAAAACATAGAAAAAGGGCAGAGATGCTTTTCTCTGCCCTATACCTGCTTATTGATCGTTGTTTTTCTTCTTTTGTACAGCTTCCTGAAGCGGATCGCCTGCTAGCTCTTTGCTTGCTTCTTCTAACAGCTGATCTACTTGCTTGTGGTCTTTCTCGCTTTTCGCCTTTTTATCCTTTTGGAAAAATGACATCGCTGTTTCCTCCCTTTTCATAAAATGCGGTTGCCCGATTAATTTGTGCTACAGTGCGCCGCATTATACAAAGTGGAAAGGCTTAATCATCATGAAAGGTCTGTCTCATTTTTTGCAGATACATCAAAAAGGTCTTTAAGTCTTCCTTTGTGAAGTCTGACATCATATGCTGAATCACCTTCCCAAAAAGGCGTGTATGTTTCTCATAAATCGCCTTCCCTTTTTCGGTGGCTTCTAATCGGATGAGTGAGGGGTCATCTTTGTCCCGTTCTCTCTGAATATAGCCCTGCTCACACAATTTGTTGAGTGCAATGGAGGCTGCACCTGGGTTTAAAGAGAGTCTTTGTTTCAGCTCTTCGGCATCTGATACTTTGCCTTGTATCAAAATAGAAAGAGCATATATCTGCGGAGGCGTGATGTCTTTTTCTAACTCAAGTAACTTGCGGTTTAATTTACGGCTGACTTCATAATGTACAAGAACAATTTCTTTTAAAATGTCTGCATTACCCATCCGAATCGCATCCTTATCGTTAGTATCAACATGACTTCCCCCCTATTATAGAATGTTTTTCCAATCAGCCAACCCTTTTGTCCTTTTTTTCTTTAGAAATAAGCCTTGCTGAATAAATTCACCCTTGATATAGTGAATACTTGAACAAAAAAACAGAACAGGAGTACGCATCATGACAGGAAAAACACACATTATGGGCGGAATCGCCGCCTCAACGGCCGTCGCCTACTACTACGGATTCGACCCAGTGATCATGGCTGCAGCTGGATCAGCAGGTGCTTTGATTCCTGATCTTTGCCATACAAAAAGTAAAATCGGTAGAAAATTTCCGCTGCTCTCGGCCCTGATCAGCAGCGTGTTCGGTCATCGCACATTTACACACAGTTTATTATTTCTACTGATCATTTATTTTCTCGCGACAACATACATTCCAAATGACAGCCTAAGTATCGGTTTACTAGTTGGAATGGCGAGCCACCTTATCCTTGATGCTGGGACAGTGAACGGCATTAAATTCTTATTTCCAGCTTCCATTAAAGTGCGTCTCCCCTTCTATGTCAAAACAGGCAGCACAGGAGAACAAGTCGTACTAGCTGCTCTCACTGTCGTCACCTGTTATTACATCGCCGTCATTTGCGGCATATCGATCCCCATTCAGTTCTAACAGAATAAAAAAGAGTTTTGCGAAAAAGATAAGTTATGAATTGATCATTCCTCATTTTTTTAGTAGGTTTAAGATAAGTGTTTTTGCCTTGCAGCTGAATACAGAATGGTGAGGAGATACATAAATGAAAGCGTTTTTCAAAAATCACTGGTTTTTAGTGTATTCCATCCTTTTCATGTGGATGAAAACATACATCATTTATCAACTAGGTTTTCACATACGAACGGCCAATCTGTTTCATGAATGGCTGCTTTTGATCAATCCACTTAGCTTTCTACTTCCTTTGTTTGGGATAGCTCTCTTTTTAAATGAAACCAAACAAAAGGTTTTTTTATTGACTGCAAATTTTATTCTCACGGCGATATTGATATCGAATACGATCTTTTATGGCTTTTATATTGATTTCATTACCATTCCCGTGCTATTCCAAGCGAAGAACATGGGAGATATGGGTAGCAGTATGACGGAATTATTCCACCCGCTTTTTGTGTTGATGCTCGTTGATTTTGTCGTACTTGCTTGGCTGCTCAAACGCAAACCATTAGCCCCAAAAGCGTCATACAAGACGATCAAAACATATTATGCGATCTGCTGTAGTTTCCTATTGTTTCATATCAGCTCAGCTATGATGGATCACCCTCGATTTCTGACAAGCTCTTATGATCGTGAAGTCATTGTTAGAAACCTCGGGCTGTTCCAATTCCATCTGTACGACGGTGCTGCCCAAACAGCACGCATTGGACAAAAGGCCTTTGCAGATGAAGATACGCTTTCTACTGTAGCAAACTATACAAAGGCTGATTACAGTGCACCAAACGAAGAGTACTTTGGGCTTGCTAAAGGCAAGAACGTTGTGTTCATTTCACTTGAATCGACGCAGCAATTTGTCATGAACCAAAAGGTAAATGGACAATATATCACTCCCTTTTTAAATCAATTGGCTAAAAAGAGTTTTTATTTTGATGAATTTTATCAGCAGACAGAGCAGGGAAAGACGTCCGATTCAGAGTTTATTGTTGCTAATTCCCTCTATCCTTCTAGCAGTGGCGCTGTCTTTTTCACAGCGAGTGATAATAAATATGACACGTTATACAAGCAGTTGAAAAAGGAAAACTATCAATCCGTCCAATTTCATGCGAATAACAAAACGTTTTGGAATCGTGATGTGATGTATGAATCACTAGGAATTGATCGTTTCTATGATGTCGATTCTTATCATGTCAATGAACGGAATTCCACTGGCTGGGGCTTAAAGGATATCGACTTCTTTGATCAATCCATTGATTATTTAAAAAAGTTGAAGCAGCCTTATTACAGTACGTTCATCACTTTGACCAATCATTTTCCATTTGAAATTGACCCGCAGGATCAGTTTATTGATGAATATGATTCGTCCAGTACCATTTTAAACCGCTATGTGACGACCGTCCGCTATCAAGATGAAGCAATTAAGATGTTCTTTGATCGTATGAAAGAAGAAGGATTGTATGACAATACGATGTTTGTTCTCATGGGTGACCATTATGGCATCTCTGAGGCACATCATGAGGCAATGGCACAGCTGCTCAATCAAGAGGAAATCACACCGTTTGATGCGGTCAAACTGCAGCGTGTTCCATTTTTGATTTACATTCCTGGTGTCACGGATCAAGCACCACAGACCATTTCTGAAACAGCAGGTCAAATGGATGTCAAGCCGACACTTCTTCACTTACTAGGGATTGAAACAAAGAATTCCATTCAATTCGGTAACGATTTATTTTCAGATGAACGGACGCCTTTCGCTGTATTGAGAAACGGGAACTTTATTACAGATGAGTATCTCTATACAAAAAACACCTGCTATGATCAAAAAACAAAAGAACCCGTGAAGCAGGATGAAGTATGTCAGCCCTATATAGAAAAAGCCAATAAAGAGCTCTCTTTATCAGACAAGGTAATCAATGGGAATTTACTGCGTTTTTATCAGCAATAAACAGGATCAAACGATCTCTTTAGTCATCACACTGAAAGTCGCCATCAGGCGGCTTTTTCTTTTCTCTTTTTACTGAAAGTCTATGAATGCCCAAATAAGTTTGCTTATAATAAAGGGAAATACATGATAATGAATGATAAGAGGTGTGAACATGAAGTATACATTCTTAGCCCTAATCTCCATATGTTTGCTCCTGAGTGGATGCCAAACTGAGATGAAGCCATCTAATACGAAGAAAAAAACAGAGCTTGTGATTTCAGCAGCGGCAAGTCTTCAGGATGCGCTAAAGGAGATTGAAGCCTCCTTTCACAAACAGCATCCACATGTGACATTAACAAATAACTTCGGGTCATCCGGCGCATTGAAGCAGCAAATCGCTCAAGGAGCAAAAGCCGATCTCTTTTTCTCAGCAGCAGAAGAGCCCTTCGATGAACTTGTTCAATCTGGAGACATTGATCAAGATTATATCAAGGATGCTATACAAAACGAGTTAGTCCTTATTGTGCCAAAAGATGGCTCTTCCTCTATTAAAAGCTTTCAAGACGTCCAGCACATAAAAGGAAAGATTGCTCTTGGCACACCTGAATCGGTTCCTGCTGGTACATATGGCAAAGAGATCTTTACAAAACTGAACATATGGGACCAAGTGAAAAAGAATGCTGTCTATGCCAAAGATGTACGTCAAGTTCTAAGCTACGTCGAAACAGGAAATGTAGACGCTGGTGTTGTGTATAAAACAGACGCCCTCGTTTCTAAAAAAGTAAAAATCGCAGCTGAAGCAAATTCGGACATGCACTCTCCGGTTATATATCCAGTAGGGATTGTCAAAGGGACAAAACATCTAACGGAAGCCAAGGTCTTTTTTCAATTTCTTCAATCTGATAAAGCCAAATCTATTTTTAAGAAATATGGCTTTCAAGTGTCGTAATGCCTATGCTGACTGAAGACTTTCTATCACCCATTTGGCTGTCCATTCAAGTGGCGATCGTTAGCGGACTGTTGGCCACTGTTTTTGGCACAACGATTGGCTTTTGGATGGCGCGAACAACTTTTAAAGGGAAAATGCTTGTGGAAACGCTTCTGATGATGCCACTCGTTCTCCCACCAACAGTCGTTGGCTTTTTATTGCTCGTCGTATTCGGAAAACATAGCTTAATAGGGGGCGCGATTGAATGGATCTTCCATCAGCCGGTCATTTTCACATGGTGGGCGGCGGTCATCGCTTCGACAGTCGTCGCATTTCCGCTCATGTATCAATCAGCAAAGGCGGGCTTTTCTACAATTGAGTCAGATATTGAAGGGGCTGCAAAAGTAGATGGTGCTCATTCATTCCAAGTCTTTGCCTATATTACTGTACCTCTTGCCCTGCCATCCCTCTTGTCTGGCAGCATCCTTAGCTTTGCAAGAGCCCTTGGAGAATTCGGAGCGACCTTAATGTTTGCTGGCAACATTCCAGGAAAAACCCAAACACTCCCAACCGCTATCTATGTGGCGATTGATTCTGGACGCATGGAGCTTGCTTGGGCCTGGACAATCTGTATCGTGATCTTATCTTTTATAATGCTTTTGGCTGTGCGTAGAAATAAATAAAAAAATCCCCTTTCTCACATGAGAAAGAGGATTTTTTTATTTATTCAAACCCAACCGTCATCGTCTCTGGATTCGAGCCGACGCGTTCGTTATTGTTTAATGCATCAATTTTTTCCATGTCTTCTTTGGAAAGTTCGAAATCAAAAATATCTGCATTTTGTTTAATACGTTCTTCGTTGATTGATTTAGGAATCGTCACGACGCCGCTTTGTAGATCCCAACGCAAGATGACTTGCGCAACAGATTTGTTGTAGCGTGCAGCCATGTCCTTTAATACGTCATGATCTAATAGCTTTCCTTGCATAAGCGGAGACCACGCTTCAATTTGAATGCCTTTTTCTTTTGCATATTGACGTAGTTCGACAAGTGTCAGTTTCGGATGAAATTCAACTTGGTTCACGGCTGGAACAACCTCTGCATCTTTTAACAGCTCTTCTAAATGCTGAATATAGAAGTTGCTGACGCCAATGGCTCTCACTTTCCCATCCTTGTAAAGCTTCTCAAGCGCACGCCATGTGTCTTTAAATGTTTCTGCATTTGGACCAGGCCAATGGATCAAATAGAGGTCTAGGTAATCAAGACCTAATCGATTCAAGCTTGCGTCAAATGCAGCCAGCGCTTTGTCATAGCCTTGATCCGTATTCCATACTTTAGACGTAATGAACAAATCTTCTCGTTTCACGCCAGATTCTTTAATTGCTTTGCCTACGCCTGTCTCATTTTTATAAACGGCAGCCGTATCAATACTGCGGTATCCGTTTCGTATGGCTGCTTTTACGGCATCTACCACTTGATTGCCGTCCTCCACTTTGAATACACCTAAACCAAACCAAGGCATTTCTACTCCGTTATTCAGTGTTACGGTATCATTCAAGCTTTTGACCATTTTAACAACCACCTTTTTCATAGATTCCATCTTTTTCATTATCTCACGTTGTCCATTAAAACTCTATTATCAGGCGTTTTTCTTCGCTTCGATGGCTAACAGCAAAGCACCTGTCATGCCGGCCTTATCCTCAAGTCCAGGAGAGACAATGTATGAATCAAGCGGCGGCAGGTCTACATAATCATTGAGATAAGCAGCAAGCTTCTCTCGAATTAATGGAAACAGCTGTTTTTG harbors:
- the modB gene encoding molybdate ABC transporter permease subunit, producing the protein MPMLTEDFLSPIWLSIQVAIVSGLLATVFGTTIGFWMARTTFKGKMLVETLLMMPLVLPPTVVGFLLLVVFGKHSLIGGAIEWIFHQPVIFTWWAAVIASTVVAFPLMYQSAKAGFSTIESDIEGAAKVDGAHSFQVFAYITVPLALPSLLSGSILSFARALGEFGATLMFAGNIPGKTQTLPTAIYVAIDSGRMELAWAWTICIVILSFIMLLAVRRNK
- a CDS encoding aldo/keto reductase encodes the protein MVKSLNDTVTLNNGVEMPWFGLGVFKVEDGNQVVDAVKAAIRNGYRSIDTAAVYKNETGVGKAIKESGVKREDLFITSKVWNTDQGYDKALAAFDASLNRLGLDYLDLYLIHWPGPNAETFKDTWRALEKLYKDGKVRAIGVSNFYIQHLEELLKDAEVVPAVNQVEFHPKLTLVELRQYAKEKGIQIEAWSPLMQGKLLDHDVLKDMAARYNKSVAQVILRWDLQSGVVTIPKSINEERIKQNADIFDFELSKEDMEKIDALNNNERVGSNPETMTVGFE